A section of the Agrobacterium tumefaciens genome encodes:
- the ureC gene encoding urease subunit alpha, with translation MPYKISRAAYAGMFGPTVGDKVRLADTELFIEIEKDHTTYGEEVKFGGGKVIRDGMGQSQATRAEGAVDTVITNAVIVDHSGIYKADVGLKNGRIHAIGKAGNPDTQPGVTIIVGPSTEAIAGEGKILTAGGMDAHIHYICPQQIEEALMSGVTCMLGGGSGPAHGTLATTCTGAWHIERMIESFDAFPMNLALAGKGNASLPAPLEEMILAGASSLKLHEDWGTTPAAIDNCLTVADDYDVQVMIHTDTLNESGFVEDTVAAIRGRTIHAFHTEGAGGGHAPDIIKVCGNPNVIPSSTNPTRPYTVNTLAEHLDMLMVCHHLSPSIPEDIAFAESRIRKETIAAEDILHDIGAFSIISSDSQAMGRVGEVAIRTWQTADKMKRQRGRLKEETGENDNFRVRRYIAKYTINPAIAQGVSHEIGSVEVGKRADLVLWNPAFFGVKPEMVLLGGSIAAAPMGDPNASIPTPQPMHYRPMFAAYGKLRTNSSVTFVSQASLDGGLAQRLGVAKKLLPVKNVRGGISKASMIHNSLTPHIEVDPETYEVRADGELLTCEPATVLPMAQRYFLF, from the coding sequence ATGCCCTACAAGATTTCCCGCGCCGCCTATGCCGGCATGTTCGGCCCGACCGTTGGCGACAAGGTGCGTCTTGCCGATACCGAACTCTTCATCGAGATCGAGAAGGACCACACGACCTACGGCGAGGAAGTGAAATTCGGGGGTGGCAAGGTCATTCGCGACGGCATGGGCCAGAGCCAGGCGACACGGGCCGAAGGCGCTGTCGATACCGTCATCACCAATGCCGTGATCGTTGACCATAGCGGCATCTACAAGGCCGATGTGGGCCTGAAGAACGGCCGCATTCACGCCATCGGCAAGGCCGGCAACCCGGATACGCAGCCCGGCGTGACGATTATCGTCGGCCCCTCGACGGAAGCAATCGCCGGCGAAGGCAAGATCCTGACGGCCGGCGGCATGGATGCGCATATCCATTACATCTGCCCGCAGCAGATCGAGGAAGCGCTGATGAGCGGTGTGACCTGCATGCTCGGTGGTGGTTCCGGACCGGCGCACGGCACGCTTGCCACCACCTGCACCGGCGCATGGCATATCGAGCGCATGATCGAAAGCTTCGATGCTTTCCCAATGAACCTGGCACTCGCCGGCAAGGGAAATGCCTCGCTGCCGGCACCGCTGGAAGAAATGATCCTGGCTGGCGCCTCCTCGCTGAAGCTGCATGAGGACTGGGGCACGACACCCGCCGCCATCGACAATTGCCTGACGGTGGCCGACGACTATGACGTGCAGGTGATGATCCACACCGACACGCTGAACGAGAGCGGTTTTGTGGAAGACACGGTCGCCGCCATCAGGGGCCGCACCATCCATGCTTTCCACACGGAAGGGGCGGGCGGTGGTCATGCGCCTGACATCATCAAGGTCTGCGGCAATCCGAACGTCATTCCGTCCTCGACCAACCCGACGCGGCCTTACACCGTCAATACGCTGGCTGAGCATCTGGATATGCTGATGGTGTGCCACCACCTGTCGCCATCCATCCCCGAGGATATCGCCTTCGCGGAAAGCCGCATCCGCAAGGAAACCATCGCGGCCGAAGATATCCTCCACGATATCGGTGCGTTTTCAATCATTTCCTCCGACAGCCAGGCCATGGGTCGTGTCGGCGAAGTGGCGATCCGCACCTGGCAGACCGCGGACAAGATGAAGCGCCAGCGCGGCCGCCTGAAGGAAGAGACCGGCGAGAACGACAATTTCCGTGTCCGTCGTTATATCGCCAAATATACCATCAACCCGGCCATTGCGCAGGGTGTCAGCCACGAGATCGGCTCTGTCGAAGTCGGCAAGCGTGCCGATCTGGTCTTGTGGAATCCGGCCTTCTTCGGCGTGAAGCCGGAGATGGTGCTGCTCGGTGGTTCGATTGCCGCTGCGCCGATGGGCGATCCGAATGCCTCCATTCCAACGCCGCAGCCGATGCATTACCGGCCGATGTTTGCTGCTTATGGCAAGCTGCGCACCAATTCCTCGGTGACTTTCGTCTCACAGGCGTCTCTGGATGGCGGCCTTGCCCAGCGCCTTGGTGTCGCCAAGAAACTGCTGCCGGTGAAAAACGTGCGCGGCGGCATTTCCAAGGCGTCGATGATCCACAATTCGCTGACGCCGCATATCGAGGTCGATCCCGAGACCTATGAAGTGCGGGCGGATGGTGAGCTTCTGACCTGTGAACCGGCGACCGTGCTGCCAATGGCGCAGCGCTATTTCCTGTTCTGA
- a CDS encoding TIGR02117 family protein, with amino-acid sequence MRRALRWISRGALLILLLLVLGTVTPRPFIADDADGVKDREILLLANPIHTDIALPVDNDLRRVFAELQEGGIAVNHPAAAYMVFGWGGRAFYIQTPTWADLKPMPVLRSFTLDSSVMHVDVTGDFPADLAGVKRLRISEAGYQRLVAGIRASFAGNDDGVRPISGAGYGPTDAFFEANGWFNALAGCNTWSAAMLREAGIQTGWWTPLPTLLNWSIELHN; translated from the coding sequence TTGAGACGTGCCCTCAGATGGATCAGTCGCGGCGCGCTGCTGATCCTCCTGCTTCTGGTGCTGGGCACCGTGACGCCGCGCCCCTTTATTGCCGATGATGCAGACGGCGTGAAGGATCGCGAAATCCTGCTGCTGGCCAATCCGATCCACACCGATATCGCGTTGCCGGTCGATAATGATCTGCGGCGGGTGTTCGCCGAATTGCAGGAGGGCGGCATTGCGGTCAATCATCCAGCCGCGGCCTATATGGTGTTCGGTTGGGGCGGCAGGGCGTTTTATATCCAGACGCCAACCTGGGCCGATCTGAAACCGATGCCGGTGCTGCGCTCTTTCACGCTGGACAGCTCCGTCATGCATGTGGATGTAACAGGCGATTTTCCCGCCGATCTCGCTGGCGTGAAACGGCTTCGCATTTCCGAAGCGGGTTATCAGCGCCTTGTCGCAGGCATCAGGGCAAGTTTTGCCGGAAACGATGACGGTGTCAGGCCGATTTCCGGCGCCGGCTACGGCCCCACGGACGCTTTTTTCGAGGCGAACGGCTGGTTCAATGCGCTCGCCGGCTGCAACACATGGTCAGCCGCGATGTTGCGGGAAGCAGGCATTCAAACCGGCTGGTGGACACCCCTGCCGACGCTGTTGAACTGGTCGATAGAACTGCATAATTGA
- a CDS encoding peroxiredoxin, whose translation MLGKKVPAVTFRTRVRDEAVGGPNPFRWQDMTSDDYFKGKKVVLFSLPGAFTPTCSTYQLPDFEKLAPEFRALGVDDIYCLSVNDAFVMNAWAKGQNLENVKVIPDGSGEFTRKMGMLVAKDNLGFGMRSWRYAAVINDGVVEQWFEEEGYSDNCDSDPYGVSSPQNILENLKSRAAA comes from the coding sequence ATGCTCGGCAAAAAAGTGCCCGCCGTAACCTTCCGCACGCGCGTTCGCGACGAGGCCGTTGGCGGCCCGAACCCTTTCCGTTGGCAGGACATGACCTCCGACGACTATTTCAAGGGCAAAAAGGTAGTCCTCTTCTCGCTCCCCGGCGCTTTCACGCCGACATGCTCGACCTACCAGCTTCCCGATTTTGAAAAACTCGCGCCTGAGTTCCGCGCGCTCGGCGTTGATGACATCTATTGCCTTTCGGTCAACGATGCCTTCGTCATGAATGCCTGGGCGAAGGGCCAGAACCTCGAAAACGTCAAGGTCATTCCCGATGGTTCGGGCGAGTTCACCCGCAAGATGGGCATGCTGGTCGCCAAGGACAATCTCGGCTTCGGCATGCGCTCCTGGCGTTACGCTGCCGTCATCAATGATGGCGTCGTCGAGCAGTGGTTCGAGGAAGAAGGTTATTCGGACAATTGCGATAGCGACCCCTACGGCGTTTCCTCGCCGCAGAACATTCTGGAAAACCTGAAAAGCCGCGCTGCGGCCTAA
- the ureE gene encoding urease accessory protein UreE, translated as MLRVTSYRPAGTPGDEPSGYVTLAHDQRHLRRKLLHLQNDEMVMLDLKEAVLFAHGDLLVVENGDLIEVRAADEKLFEIKAKDRLHLIELAWHLGNRHLSAQIEEERILILRDHVIRAMLEGLGATVREVEEPFQPARGAYHAHGGHPHGHDHGHHHHDHG; from the coding sequence ATGTTGCGCGTCACCTCCTATCGCCCCGCCGGAACCCCCGGCGACGAGCCCTCCGGCTACGTCACGCTGGCACATGACCAGCGGCATCTGCGCCGCAAGCTTCTGCATCTGCAGAATGACGAGATGGTGATGCTGGACCTGAAGGAAGCCGTACTGTTTGCCCATGGCGACCTGCTGGTCGTCGAAAACGGCGATCTGATCGAGGTTCGCGCCGCGGATGAAAAGCTGTTCGAGATCAAGGCGAAGGACCGCCTTCACCTGATCGAGCTCGCCTGGCATCTGGGCAACCGGCATCTTTCGGCGCAGATCGAGGAGGAGCGCATTCTCATCCTGCGTGACCATGTCATTCGCGCCATGCTGGAAGGCCTGGGCGCCACAGTGCGCGAGGTGGAAGAGCCGTTCCAGCCGGCACGCGGCGCTTATCACGCTCATGGCGGGCACCCGCATGGCCATGATCACGGGCACCACCATCATGATCACGGCTGA
- a CDS encoding urease accessory protein UreF has product MSEESGVAALLRLMAWMSPAFPVGGFSYSGGLEKAVEDGRLRNANELSGWVETLLLHGSLWNDAVFLAQAWRCSQDALALSETADLGRALAGSAERYRETVLLGDAFVSAAGAWPHDVLELLPQDVPYPVAVGAVAAGHGVPLRETLAAFLHAGVSQIVSAGIRLGVAGQKDGVAILAASEAGIAEVAARAAQSTLDDLGSATIIADTAAMRHETQGTRLFRS; this is encoded by the coding sequence GTGAGCGAGGAAAGCGGCGTTGCCGCGCTGCTGCGACTGATGGCCTGGATGTCGCCGGCCTTTCCTGTCGGCGGCTTTTCCTATTCGGGCGGGCTGGAAAAGGCGGTGGAGGACGGGCGTTTGCGTAACGCCAACGAGTTGAGCGGCTGGGTGGAAACGCTTCTTCTCCATGGCAGCCTCTGGAATGATGCGGTTTTTCTGGCACAAGCCTGGCGATGCTCGCAGGATGCCTTAGCACTCAGCGAAACGGCTGATCTTGGCCGCGCGCTCGCCGGTTCGGCTGAGCGTTATCGGGAGACCGTGCTTCTGGGTGACGCCTTCGTTTCCGCCGCAGGCGCATGGCCGCATGATGTTCTTGAGCTGTTGCCGCAGGATGTTCCTTATCCCGTCGCCGTTGGTGCCGTGGCCGCGGGCCACGGCGTGCCGCTGCGCGAGACGCTCGCCGCCTTTCTGCATGCCGGTGTTTCGCAGATCGTTTCGGCCGGTATCCGTCTCGGCGTCGCGGGCCAGAAAGATGGCGTTGCCATTCTGGCCGCGAGCGAGGCGGGGATTGCCGAGGTGGCGGCACGGGCCGCCCAATCCACGCTCGACGATCTCGGCAGCGCCACGATCATCGCCGATACGGCGGCGATGCGTCATGAAACACAGGGTACGCGGCTTTTCCGCTCCTGA
- the ureG gene encoding urease accessory protein UreG yields the protein MKSGNGPLRVGIGGPVGSGKTALTEKLCKAMSADYSVAVVTNDIYTKEDAEALVRMQALPSERIVGVETGGCPHTAIREDATINLQAIAGLNQRFPDLDVVFIESGGDNLAATFSPDLADITIYVISVCQGEEIPRKGGPGITRSDLLVINKKDLAPYVGADLTVMDSDATRMRNAMPFVFTDMKRGDGVDRIVGFLKEQGGL from the coding sequence ATGAAATCGGGTAATGGTCCGCTGCGCGTTGGGATTGGCGGGCCCGTGGGTTCCGGCAAGACGGCGCTGACGGAAAAGCTCTGCAAGGCGATGAGCGCCGATTATTCCGTCGCCGTCGTCACCAATGATATCTATACCAAGGAAGACGCCGAGGCGCTGGTGCGCATGCAGGCGTTGCCTTCTGAACGGATCGTCGGGGTGGAGACGGGCGGTTGCCCGCACACGGCCATCCGCGAGGATGCCACGATCAATCTGCAGGCGATTGCCGGGCTGAACCAGCGTTTTCCCGATCTCGACGTGGTCTTCATCGAATCCGGCGGCGATAACCTTGCCGCGACCTTTTCGCCCGATCTTGCCGATATCACCATCTACGTCATCTCCGTCTGCCAGGGCGAGGAAATTCCGCGCAAGGGCGGGCCGGGCATCACCCGCTCTGACCTGCTGGTCATCAACAAGAAGGACCTTGCGCCCTATGTGGGTGCGGACCTGACTGTCATGGACAGCGATGCGACGCGCATGCGCAACGCCATGCCCTTTGTGTTCACCGACATGAAACGGGGCGATGGCGTCGATCGCATCGTCGGTTTCCTGAAAGAGCAGGGCGGTCTGTAA
- the aidB gene encoding AidB family quorum-quenching N-acyl homoserine lactonase, translating into MNAPLVFGRYAVSRFIDGVYKAPVGHLIHRQGANALATVLAGIPGDTVDVDVNCFALSGPDGVWLIDAGCGTAWGEAYGHARAAMIAAGIQPDDVSRVILTHIHGDHALGLIDGDRPYFPKAEIWVPEADLAFFTNAEARKALPSARQGGFDLAARLLDICGDTLRPIPMGGVAEDIEAIAMPGHTPGHAGYLIGNGDHRLLLWGDVLHVTGLQAADPEIAFVYDIDSELAHATRLEVLAAAADHGWLVSGGHLGGFFHIERQGDHFRFLQHAV; encoded by the coding sequence ATGAATGCCCCGTTAGTTTTTGGCCGTTATGCCGTGTCCCGGTTCATCGATGGTGTCTACAAGGCACCGGTCGGCCATCTCATTCACCGGCAGGGCGCGAATGCGCTGGCGACCGTTCTCGCCGGAATTCCGGGCGATACGGTTGATGTGGATGTCAACTGCTTCGCGCTGTCGGGGCCAGATGGCGTCTGGCTGATCGATGCCGGCTGCGGCACAGCCTGGGGCGAGGCCTATGGCCATGCGCGCGCGGCAATGATTGCCGCCGGTATTCAGCCTGATGATGTCAGCCGTGTTATCCTCACTCATATTCACGGCGATCACGCGCTCGGCCTCATCGATGGCGATCGGCCTTATTTTCCCAAGGCGGAGATATGGGTGCCTGAGGCCGATCTTGCCTTTTTCACCAATGCAGAGGCGCGAAAGGCATTGCCGTCTGCCCGCCAAGGCGGTTTCGATCTCGCCGCCCGGCTGCTCGACATCTGCGGGGACACGCTGCGGCCGATCCCCATGGGAGGGGTTGCCGAGGATATCGAGGCAATCGCCATGCCCGGCCATACGCCGGGGCATGCCGGTTATCTCATCGGCAATGGCGATCACCGGCTGTTATTGTGGGGTGATGTGCTGCACGTGACGGGTTTGCAGGCCGCCGATCCCGAAATCGCTTTCGTTTACGATATCGATTCCGAACTTGCCCATGCCACTCGTCTCGAGGTGTTGGCGGCAGCGGCCGATCATGGCTGGCTGGTGTCCGGCGGTCATCTGGGCGGGTTTTTCCACATCGAGCGGCAGGGCGATCATTTCCGTTTCCTGCAGCACGCGGTCTGA
- a CDS encoding Crp/Fnr family transcriptional regulator: MDVNKTVKLSNRDRNMLLRAPLIGVADDAAALKLMEAATITTVNARHVLFKEGEAAQHFYCVLSGYVRLYRLDRHGREADVRVSGPGDTFNECLIFGSDTYRYSAQAAESCTLARFDLMRIRSLVEQEPAIAKAVMRCLSNSLLSTMDCIANDRLQTAPQRVAHYLINHGPRDATSFSLRLPFQKSLLAGKLGLAPEALSRAFSTLKKSGVTVRGRIVQVNDVAALKQI, encoded by the coding sequence ATGGACGTGAACAAGACCGTGAAGCTGAGCAACAGGGACAGGAACATGCTGCTGCGCGCACCCCTGATCGGGGTTGCCGACGATGCGGCGGCGCTGAAGCTGATGGAGGCGGCAACCATCACCACTGTCAACGCCCGCCATGTGCTTTTCAAGGAAGGCGAAGCGGCACAGCATTTTTATTGCGTGCTGTCGGGTTATGTGAGGCTCTACCGGCTGGACAGGCACGGGCGCGAAGCGGATGTGCGCGTCAGCGGCCCCGGCGATACCTTCAACGAATGCCTGATCTTCGGCAGCGATACCTATCGTTATAGCGCGCAGGCAGCGGAAAGCTGCACCCTGGCTCGCTTCGACCTCATGCGGATTCGCAGCCTGGTCGAGCAGGAACCGGCCATCGCCAAAGCCGTCATGCGCTGCCTGTCCAACAGCCTGCTTTCCACCATGGACTGCATTGCCAACGACCGGCTGCAAACCGCCCCGCAACGTGTCGCTCACTACCTGATCAACCACGGCCCGCGCGACGCGACTTCCTTTTCGCTGCGGCTGCCTTTCCAGAAGAGCCTGCTTGCCGGCAAGCTCGGCCTCGCCCCGGAGGCGCTCTCCCGCGCCTTTTCCACCCTGAAAAAATCAGGCGTCACGGTGCGCGGCCGCATCGTGCAGGTCAATGACGTCGCGGCATTAAAACAGATTTGA
- a CDS encoding efflux RND transporter permease subunit — protein MNFSAWSIRNPIAPLLGFAVLMMLGLQAFNTLPITRFPNIDVPVVAVTVTQSGASPSELEMQVTKEIEDAVAAISGVDEIQSTVVDGQSTTTVVFRIEKPTEEAVQDTKDAIDKIRSDLPADIEEPIVSKIDVEGQAIQSFAVSSPNMTLEELSWFVDDTIKRALQGKSGIGKVDRYGGADREVRVALNPEKLDAYGITASEVNSQLRGTNIDLGSGRGQVGGNEQTIRTLGDTRDVSQLANTTIALSNGRFVKLSELGTITDTYQEPKSFSRFNGNPAVTFAVFRSKGASEVSVAQTVSESLEQVRKDHPDVDIQKVDDSVYFTYGNYKAALDTLIEGAVLAVIVVLLFLRNWRATLIAAVALPLSAIPTFWIMDIMGFSLNLVSFLALTLATGILVDDAIVEIENIARHIKMGKTPYRAALEAADEIGLAVIATSFTIIAVFVPVSFMPGIPGQYFIQFGLTVAFSVFFSLAVARLITPLMAAYLMRAEDAMDDHHDNDGRLMKAYTRMVTATTRKWWARYLTLVGAIAFLIASVMLLAQVPGSFLPPDDASRVTLSVELPPNATLDETDRTTTQIYQALRDINGVESVFILGGASPKGDLELRRATVNVILEHIDHSLLKTLVNKGLGSIPLIGPYLPKVEEKGRTRPQWDVERDIFAQVRGIPDVRIIKLNDRAERELSFNFLSKNEKDLSDAVGILESRLRASPILANVSSEGALPRPELQIRPRKDEIARLGITPQQISQTVRVATIGDIDAQLTKISLDDRQIPIRVQASLDARRDLATIRALKIKTASGSLVPLYSVADIDYSEGPSSIKRNDRNRVVSIGSDVPFGTALDTSTAEFKRIVSETELPASVRLAESGDAKVQGEMQQGFVNAMLLGLMLVLVVLILLFKDVIQPFTILFSLPLAIGGVAVALIITQNALSMPVLIGILMLMGIVTKNAILLVDFAIEMRRHGMERVHAMVEAGRKRARPIIMTSIAMSAGMLPSALGVGEGGSFRAPMAIAVIGGIIVSTVLSLIVVPAFFLIMDDLSRLLAHLFGRFVGKKEEEEEALSNEKLSEIARENSLALSSLEARVASMEKGTGDKAADKGSNILRLPPLAAE, from the coding sequence ATGAACTTTTCCGCATGGTCAATCCGTAACCCGATTGCGCCGCTGCTCGGCTTCGCCGTGTTGATGATGCTCGGCCTGCAGGCATTCAACACCCTGCCGATCACCCGCTTCCCGAATATCGACGTTCCCGTCGTCGCCGTCACCGTGACGCAGAGCGGCGCTTCGCCCTCCGAACTCGAAATGCAGGTGACGAAGGAGATCGAGGACGCCGTCGCCGCCATTAGCGGCGTCGATGAAATCCAGTCCACCGTGGTCGATGGCCAGTCCACCACCACTGTCGTCTTCCGCATCGAAAAGCCGACGGAAGAGGCGGTCCAGGACACCAAGGACGCCATCGACAAGATCCGCAGCGACCTTCCCGCCGATATCGAAGAGCCGATCGTCAGCAAGATCGACGTCGAGGGTCAGGCAATCCAGAGCTTTGCCGTTTCCTCGCCCAACATGACGCTCGAAGAGCTGTCATGGTTCGTGGATGATACGATCAAGCGGGCTTTGCAGGGCAAATCCGGCATCGGCAAGGTCGATCGCTACGGCGGTGCGGACCGGGAAGTGCGCGTGGCGCTGAACCCCGAAAAGCTCGACGCCTACGGTATCACCGCCAGCGAGGTGAACAGCCAGCTGCGCGGCACCAATATCGACCTTGGCTCCGGCCGTGGCCAGGTGGGCGGCAACGAACAGACCATCCGCACGCTCGGCGATACGCGTGATGTTTCGCAGCTTGCCAACACCACCATTGCCCTTTCGAACGGCCGTTTCGTCAAGCTGTCTGAACTCGGCACGATCACGGATACGTATCAGGAGCCGAAGTCTTTCTCACGCTTCAACGGCAATCCTGCCGTCACCTTCGCCGTGTTCCGCTCCAAGGGCGCGAGCGAGGTTTCCGTGGCGCAGACCGTGTCGGAAAGCCTTGAACAGGTGCGAAAGGATCATCCTGACGTCGACATCCAGAAGGTCGATGACTCCGTCTACTTCACCTACGGCAACTATAAGGCCGCGCTCGACACGCTGATCGAAGGCGCTGTCCTCGCCGTTATCGTGGTTCTCCTCTTCCTGCGCAACTGGCGCGCAACGCTGATTGCCGCCGTGGCCCTACCGCTCTCCGCGATCCCGACCTTCTGGATCATGGACATCATGGGCTTCTCGCTCAACCTCGTGAGCTTCCTCGCGCTCACGCTCGCCACGGGTATTCTCGTGGATGACGCGATCGTGGAAATCGAGAACATTGCCCGTCACATCAAGATGGGCAAGACGCCCTATCGCGCGGCGCTGGAAGCGGCGGACGAAATCGGCCTCGCCGTCATCGCCACCAGCTTCACCATCATCGCCGTCTTCGTGCCCGTCTCGTTCATGCCTGGTATTCCGGGCCAGTACTTCATCCAGTTCGGCCTCACCGTCGCCTTCTCGGTGTTCTTCTCGCTCGCCGTCGCCCGCCTCATCACGCCGCTGATGGCGGCCTATCTGATGCGTGCCGAAGACGCGATGGACGACCATCACGACAATGATGGCAGGCTGATGAAGGCCTATACGCGCATGGTCACCGCCACCACCCGCAAATGGTGGGCGCGGTATCTGACGCTCGTCGGCGCGATCGCCTTCCTTATTGCATCGGTCATGCTTCTGGCCCAGGTGCCGGGCAGCTTCCTGCCGCCGGATGACGCCTCGCGCGTCACGCTTTCGGTGGAACTGCCGCCCAATGCGACGCTCGATGAAACCGACCGCACGACGACGCAGATCTATCAGGCGCTACGTGATATCAACGGCGTGGAAAGCGTCTTCATCCTTGGCGGCGCTTCGCCGAAGGGTGACCTGGAGCTTCGCCGTGCCACCGTCAACGTCATCCTCGAACATATCGATCACTCGCTGCTGAAAACCCTCGTCAACAAGGGCCTCGGCTCCATTCCGCTCATCGGTCCATATCTGCCGAAGGTGGAGGAGAAGGGCCGCACACGTCCGCAATGGGATGTTGAGCGGGATATTTTCGCGCAGGTACGTGGCATTCCGGATGTGCGCATCATCAAGCTGAACGACCGCGCGGAACGCGAACTCTCCTTCAACTTTCTCTCGAAGAACGAGAAGGACTTGAGCGACGCCGTCGGCATTCTCGAAAGCCGCCTGCGCGCCTCGCCGATCCTTGCCAATGTCAGCTCGGAAGGCGCCCTGCCGCGGCCGGAACTGCAAATCCGCCCGCGCAAGGATGAAATCGCCCGCCTCGGCATCACGCCGCAGCAGATCTCGCAGACCGTGCGTGTCGCCACCATCGGTGATATCGACGCACAGCTGACGAAAATCTCGCTGGATGACCGGCAGATCCCGATCCGTGTTCAGGCCTCGCTCGACGCCCGCCGCGACCTCGCCACCATCCGCGCGCTGAAGATCAAGACCGCCTCCGGCTCGCTGGTGCCGCTCTATAGCGTTGCCGATATCGACTATTCGGAAGGTCCAAGCTCGATCAAGCGCAACGACCGCAACCGCGTCGTCTCCATCGGCTCCGACGTGCCCTTCGGCACGGCGCTCGATACCTCGACGGCAGAGTTCAAACGCATCGTGTCGGAAACCGAACTACCGGCAAGCGTGCGCCTCGCCGAAAGCGGTGACGCCAAGGTGCAGGGCGAAATGCAGCAGGGCTTCGTCAACGCCATGCTGCTTGGCCTGATGCTGGTGCTGGTCGTGCTCATCCTGCTGTTCAAGGATGTCATCCAGCCCTTCACCATCCTGTTCTCGCTGCCGCTCGCCATCGGCGGCGTGGCCGTCGCGCTCATCATCACCCAGAACGCGCTCTCCATGCCCGTTCTCATCGGCATCCTGATGCTGATGGGCATCGTGACCAAGAACGCCATTCTGCTGGTGGATTTCGCCATCGAAATGCGCCGTCACGGCATGGAGCGGGTGCATGCCATGGTGGAGGCCGGCCGCAAGCGCGCCCGCCCGATCATCATGACCTCCATCGCCATGTCGGCGGGCATGCTGCCCTCGGCCCTCGGCGTCGGCGAAGGCGGTTCCTTCCGCGCGCCGATGGCGATTGCTGTCATCGGCGGCATCATCGTCTCGACCGTGCTGTCGCTGATCGTGGTGCCGGCCTTCTTCCTGATCATGGACGACCTGTCGCGCCTGCTCGCCCACCTTTTCGGCCGCTTCGTCGGCAAAAAGGAAGAGGAGGAAGAGGCCCTCTCCAACGAAAAACTCTCGGAGATCGCCCGCGAAAACAGCCTTGCGCTTTCCTCCCTGGAGGCGCGCGTCGCCAGCATGGAAAAGGGTACCGGCGACAAGGCCGCGGACAAGGGCAGCAACATATTGCGACTGCCGCCGCTCGCTGCGGAGTGA
- a CDS encoding efflux RND transporter periplasmic adaptor subunit, with protein sequence MQHKVTFNRFVFLLLSAAALPLSAAAEGEAQAPVKQQNLPSIIVAHAAKRDLVDRIIATGTIRPVDEIYVQPLVDGLSIDTLNVDIGDRVEANAVLAVLSSDSLILQKSQLEANKAKAQAAVAQSKAQVLEAEASANDANRQRDRAAKLGQSGSGSVSQVEQTQAQAEVAAAKLNAARQAVSAGEADIKVVDAQIADIDLKLTRTGVKTPVAGIVSAKNAKVGAIASGAGNPLFTVIKDGAIELVADLSETDIQKVKVGQKAYLTVAGGTEKIEGKVRLVSPTVDPTTRLGSVHVVLPEGSPARSGMYASAAIIVEKTNALALPLSAVTAGREGSTTRKVEGDVVKQVKIETGIEDGGFIEIVSGLAAGDKVVEKAGAFVRDGDRIKPVEAQTSASN encoded by the coding sequence ATGCAGCATAAAGTCACGTTTAACCGGTTTGTATTCCTTCTTCTGTCCGCAGCGGCGCTCCCCCTGTCAGCAGCCGCCGAGGGAGAGGCGCAGGCCCCGGTCAAACAGCAGAACCTGCCTTCCATTATCGTTGCCCATGCCGCAAAACGCGATCTCGTGGACCGCATCATCGCGACAGGCACCATTCGCCCGGTCGATGAAATCTATGTCCAGCCGCTGGTCGATGGCCTGTCGATCGATACGCTGAACGTCGATATTGGCGACAGGGTCGAAGCCAACGCAGTCCTCGCCGTCCTCTCCTCTGACAGTCTTATCCTTCAGAAGAGCCAGCTTGAGGCCAACAAGGCCAAGGCGCAGGCCGCCGTTGCCCAATCCAAGGCACAGGTTCTGGAAGCGGAGGCGAGCGCCAATGACGCGAACCGCCAGCGCGACCGTGCGGCAAAGCTCGGCCAGAGCGGCTCCGGTTCCGTCTCGCAGGTTGAGCAGACGCAGGCCCAGGCGGAAGTCGCCGCCGCCAAGCTCAACGCCGCCCGCCAGGCGGTTTCCGCCGGCGAAGCCGACATCAAAGTCGTGGACGCTCAAATTGCCGATATCGACCTGAAGCTGACGCGCACGGGTGTAAAAACCCCGGTTGCCGGCATCGTTTCGGCCAAGAATGCCAAGGTAGGCGCGATTGCCAGCGGCGCCGGCAATCCGCTTTTCACCGTCATCAAGGACGGCGCGATCGAACTCGTCGCCGATCTGTCCGAGACCGACATCCAGAAGGTGAAGGTCGGCCAGAAAGCCTATTTGACGGTTGCCGGCGGAACTGAGAAAATAGAGGGCAAGGTGCGCCTCGTCTCGCCCACCGTCGATCCGACGACGCGCCTCGGTTCCGTGCATGTGGTGCTGCCCGAAGGGAGCCCGGCGCGCTCGGGCATGTATGCCAGCGCCGCGATCATCGTCGAGAAGACGAACGCGCTCGCCCTGCCGCTCTCGGCCGTCACCGCCGGGCGCGAAGGCTCGACCACCCGCAAGGTGGAAGGCGATGTCGTCAAGCAGGTGAAGATAGAGACCGGCATTGAAGACGGCGGTTTCATTGAGATTGTCAGCGGTCTTGCCGCTGGAGACAAGGTTGTCGAGAAGGCTGGGGCATTCGTGCGTGATGGGGACCGGATCAAGCCGGTTGAAGCCCAGACGTCTGCGTCCAACTGA